GAGGAAGAAGTAACGTAATTGAAACTTTCCCCCACCTTCACCGATCAACGGTCAAACTATAAATAAAAAGCGGGCTTGCGCCCGCCAGTTTTCAACCGTAGATGTCAGAGTCGCCCTTAACTGCCTCTATTCTTAGGATCGCATCCTCTGGAGTAACGTTGTCTCCGGGTTTTGCAAAGATCTTTTTCACCACTCCCGTTATTGGAGCGTGGATTTCGTTTTCCATCTTCATAGCTTCCACGATAGCTACCGTTTGCCCTTCCTGGACGGGTTGACCTTCTTCTACTAAGATTCTAACCACCCTTCCGGGCATAGGTGCGGTTGCGTCCCCAGGTTGGGTTGCTTTGGGAATACCCTTTTCCTTTGCTTGGACTACCGCTTGAGAGATCCCCCCTGCTGGAATGGCTTCTACCAGTGGAGTGAGTTGAACTTCTTCTAACCTTCCGTCCACCCTTATGTAATACTTCCTTGGCTTTCCGGGTTCCTGATGAGCACTTACTCCCTCTATCTTTACTTTGAACTTTTCACCATGGTAGACTATGTCAAACTCTATAGGTGCTGCTCCGGGCACAGTGCCAGGCTTTACCTCTGCAGTTTCTGGTAACTCTTCTATTGGTTCGGGTTGAAGCTCTCCTTTTTCCCTTGCTATGAAGAAGTCTTTTGCTTGCATAGGGAAGAGGGCATAAAGAAGTACCTCTTCATCGGTTGGCTCTCTTCCAAGCAAGGCTTTTGTTTCTTCGTAGGCCTTGTCCCAGTCCTCTGGATCTGCAAGGTCTGCAGCCCTTATAGAAAAGTCTGGCTCTTTGCCTGGACCAAGGATCTTTTCCACCAATTCTTTGGAAATAGGTCCAGGTGGTCTTCCGTATTTGCCCTCTACGTAATCTCTAACCTCTTTGGTGATCACTTTGTATCTCTCTCCGCTTATTACGTTTAAGACCGCCTGCACACCCACGATCTGAGAGGATGGAGTAAGCAAGGGTGGGTAACCTAAGTCCCTTTCTACGTTTGGCACCTCCTTTAAGGCTTCTTCTATCTTATCTAAAGCATTGGCTTCTATAAGTTGAGCTACCATATTAGAAATCATACCACCAGGGATTTTGTGAATGAGCACTTTGGCATTTACTCCCGCATACTCAGTTTCGTATTTCTTATACTTCCTTTTTATTTGCCTTGCTATTTCCGCACATTCGTCTATGAGCTTTAGGTCCAAGCCCGTGTCAAAGGGTGTGCCTTCTAACATGGCAACCACAGACTCTGTAGCTGGATGGGAGGAGCCAAATGCTAAGGGAGATAGGACAGTATCTACCATATCCACACCCGCAAGTATTGCCATCATGTGATTCACTATTGCGGTTCCACTCATATCGTGATTGTGAAGGAGCACTGGCAATTTCCCTTGCGTAGCTTCCTTTATGCCTTTTATGATGGCGTAGGTTTCTAAGGGCATGATGATGCCAGTGGCGTCTTTGAAGGAAAGCCAGTCTGCCCCCATTTCTGCTATTTCAAGGGCGTACTCTATCCACTTTTGGTAAGTGTGAATGGGGCTTCTGGTGTAAGAAATTTCAGCATGCACTTCACCACCAAGTTCCTTTATAGCCTTCACTGCGGTAGCGATGTTTCTGTTGTCATTCAAAGCGTCAAAGACCCTAAACACGGTTATACCATTGGCTATAGCCCTCTCCACGAATTTATAAACAAGCTTATCAGACTTTGGTCTGTATCCTACTATGTTTTGCCCTCTAAAGAGCATCTGAAGTTTTGTATTTGGCATAACCTCCTTTATTCTTCTTAACCTCTCCCATGGATCTTCCTTTAAATACCTCAAACACACGTCGTAGGTAGCACCGCCCCATACTTCCACCGCATAAAAGCCTACCTTGTCCATTTTTTCGCACAGGGGCAAAAGGTCATCTGTCCTAACCCTTGTAGCAAGCTTGCACTGCTGACCATCCCTTGGAGTTAGGTCCGTGATGAGGATTTTTTTCCTAAAGCCTCCCTTTTCAAGCTTTTTGAGGTCTTCCTGTATTTGTTCTAAAATTTCCACTGCATGCATGCTAAACCTCCTATAATCCGTGATAGTTTGCTATGGCAGAAGCTATTATAGCGACAAAATCCTCTTTGTCCCTGTGTTCAGGGTATTCAAAGAGGTGTGGATGCTCCTCTAAATACTTTGTGGTAAATTTGCCAGCTCTAAAGTCTGGGTCTTTCATGATGTTTATCAAAAGTGGGATGGTTGTTTTTACGCCGGTGATTTCGTAGGTTTCAAGCGCTGCCCTCATTCTGTCCACCGCAACCTCCCATTGAGGTGCCCATACGATCAGTTTGGCAATCAGTGAATCGTAGTATGGAGTTACCTCAAAACCTCTGGATGCTGCATGCTCTACCCTTATACCAAAGCCTCCAGGTACGTAGTATCTTTCTATAACTCCAATGCTCGGAGCAAAGCCTTTTTTGGGATCCTCTGCGTTTATCCTGCACTCTATGGAATAACCGTTGAACTTTATGTCTTCCTGCTTGTATCTTAGTGGTTCTCCTGCGGCAATACGGATCTGCCATTTGACTATATCCACACCCGTTATCATCTCCGTCACAGGATGCTCCACCTGGATCCGTGTGTTCATCTCAATGAAGTATAGATTGCCCTTTTCGTCTCCCACAAACTCCATTGTGCCTGCGCTGTAATATCCGATCTCCTTTGCAGCCTTTACCACCAAACTGCCATAATACTCTCTTTGTTCTGGGGTAAGTAACAAAGATGGAGCAATCTCCACGAGCTTTTGATTTCTCCTTTGAATGGAGCAGTCCCTTTCTCCGAGGTGTATGACGTTTCCGTATTTGTCTCCCAAAACTTGAAACTCTATGTGCTTTGGGTTTTCTATGTACTTTTCAAGAAGTAAATCTCCTCTTCCAAAGGCTTTTTGGGCTTCGTTGTAAGCAAGCTCGTAGTTTTTCAAAAGTTCTTCTTCATTCCTACATATCCTTATACCCCTTCCTCCACCTCCTGCAGAAGCCTTTAGAAGAACGGGATAGCCTATTTCCTTTGCTATCTGCTTTGCCTCTTGCTCATCTTTGAGTATGCCTTCGCTTCCGGGAACCGTAGGAAGTCCAACCTTCTTGGCGATTTCCTTGGACCTTGCCTTGTCTCCCATAAGCTCTATAACCTTCCAGTGGGGACCTATGAAGGTTATTCCTTTCTCTTCACAAAGCTTTGCAAAGTGCTCGTTTTCTGCCAAAAAGCCATAGCCCGGATGGATAGCTTCTGCCCCTACCTCTAAAGCCAAATCCACGATCCTCTCTGCGTTCAGATAAGTATCCAGTGGATTGACCCCTATCATGTATGCTTCGTCTGCCATTTTCACGTGCCTTGCAGTAGATTCTATCTCGTTGTATATGGCAACTGTTTGAATACCAAGCTCTTTGCAAGCCCTTATGATCCTACAGGCTATTTCTCCCCTGTTTGCTATCAGCACTTTTTTGAACATGCCTGCCTCCTACCTTATTAGCTCCACTTTATACTCTATGGGTGCGACTTTGTTTATCATGTATGCTATAGAGCAAGTGCCGGGATCGTATATGGTTTTGTCCAAAGCTTTTTTTACATCTTCCTCAGAGACGTCTCCCTTTACTTTAACAAAAAGGTAGATCTTGGTAAATACCTTTGGATAGCCTTCCGTAATCCTTTCCGCATCCGTTTCTATTTCTATGTGCTCTGTATGTTTGCCCTCTTTGTGCAAGGCTTCATACAGGTGGATTCCCACACATCCTGCTATAGAATGAAACAAAAGCTCAGGAGGTCTTATGCCTCTGCCCTTTCCGCCTACATAACCCGCCGCATCTATAGGCACTTCCCTGTTGGACTCTCCTACGCCCAAAAAGTGAAAATCTTCCTTTTGAACAACCTTTACCTTCATAAAAACCTCCTAAATCGTTTTGGGAGTTATATTATAATCCAAAAATTGATGTTTAATATCATATAGTTTTAGAAAAAAAGGGGAAAGGGAGCACACGCCCCCTTCTTTGGCATCAATGATGATGATGGGAAGGTGGGAAAAGGATCATAGCAAGCAAAGTAAAGAGAGATAGAGCTAAATATATAATCGGAAGCATAGATACTAAAGCAAAAACATATCCTCTTTTTGGTGTATTAAGAATGCTTACCCTCTTCCAAAGTATGTGCAGGCTCCAAAAGCCGGCTATGAAAGGAAAAACTCTAAAGATCAAGAGCCATTGCTCACCCCTCTTAGCCAGTGGTTCAACGGAAACCCCCAAACGAAAGGCTTGAGAAAAGCCATTAACTATGTTGTGGTAATACTCAATAAAGAAAAATTCAAGCACGTGAGACAGCCCCCCTACTATCATCAAGGGTGCAAAGGCGTATCCAAGGGTTAGGAGGATCTCCTTAAATGTTCTTCCCGTTATCTTTGACACAAGGCTAAAGCTGACCT
Above is a genomic segment from Thermocrinis jamiesonii containing:
- the cfiA gene encoding 2-oxoglutarate carboxylase large subunit, encoding MHAVEILEQIQEDLKKLEKGGFRKKILITDLTPRDGQQCKLATRVRTDDLLPLCEKMDKVGFYAVEVWGGATYDVCLRYLKEDPWERLRRIKEVMPNTKLQMLFRGQNIVGYRPKSDKLVYKFVERAIANGITVFRVFDALNDNRNIATAVKAIKELGGEVHAEISYTRSPIHTYQKWIEYALEIAEMGADWLSFKDATGIIMPLETYAIIKGIKEATQGKLPVLLHNHDMSGTAIVNHMMAILAGVDMVDTVLSPLAFGSSHPATESVVAMLEGTPFDTGLDLKLIDECAEIARQIKRKYKKYETEYAGVNAKVLIHKIPGGMISNMVAQLIEANALDKIEEALKEVPNVERDLGYPPLLTPSSQIVGVQAVLNVISGERYKVITKEVRDYVEGKYGRPPGPISKELVEKILGPGKEPDFSIRAADLADPEDWDKAYEETKALLGREPTDEEVLLYALFPMQAKDFFIAREKGELQPEPIEELPETAEVKPGTVPGAAPIEFDIVYHGEKFKVKIEGVSAHQEPGKPRKYYIRVDGRLEEVQLTPLVEAIPAGGISQAVVQAKEKGIPKATQPGDATAPMPGRVVRILVEEGQPVQEGQTVAIVEAMKMENEIHAPITGVVKKIFAKPGDNVTPEDAILRIEAVKGDSDIYG
- the accC gene encoding acetyl-CoA carboxylase biotin carboxylase subunit; translated protein: MFKKVLIANRGEIACRIIRACKELGIQTVAIYNEIESTARHVKMADEAYMIGVNPLDTYLNAERIVDLALEVGAEAIHPGYGFLAENEHFAKLCEEKGITFIGPHWKVIELMGDKARSKEIAKKVGLPTVPGSEGILKDEQEAKQIAKEIGYPVLLKASAGGGGRGIRICRNEEELLKNYELAYNEAQKAFGRGDLLLEKYIENPKHIEFQVLGDKYGNVIHLGERDCSIQRRNQKLVEIAPSLLLTPEQREYYGSLVVKAAKEIGYYSAGTMEFVGDEKGNLYFIEMNTRIQVEHPVTEMITGVDIVKWQIRIAAGEPLRYKQEDIKFNGYSIECRINAEDPKKGFAPSIGVIERYYVPGGFGIRVEHAASRGFEVTPYYDSLIAKLIVWAPQWEVAVDRMRAALETYEITGVKTTIPLLINIMKDPDFRAGKFTTKYLEEHPHLFEYPEHRDKEDFVAIIASAIANYHGL
- a CDS encoding OsmC family protein; its protein translation is MKVKVVQKEDFHFLGVGESNREVPIDAAGYVGGKGRGIRPPELLFHSIAGCVGIHLYEALHKEGKHTEHIEIETDAERITEGYPKVFTKIYLFVKVKGDVSEEDVKKALDKTIYDPGTCSIAYMINKVAPIEYKVELIR